From Humibacter ginsenosidimutans, a single genomic window includes:
- a CDS encoding ArsR/SmtB family transcription factor, giving the protein MGDVYQALADPTRRLILDELTERDGQSLFELCSRLVMRHGVTSSRQAISQHLAVLEDAGLVSSRRFGRTKLHHLHTEPLREIAERWPAEPKE; this is encoded by the coding sequence GTGGGAGACGTCTACCAGGCGCTCGCCGATCCGACCCGGCGGCTCATCCTCGACGAGCTGACGGAACGGGATGGGCAGAGTCTTTTCGAGTTGTGCAGCCGACTGGTCATGCGGCACGGCGTCACATCGAGCAGGCAGGCGATCTCCCAGCACCTGGCCGTCCTGGAGGACGCCGGCCTCGTCAGCTCGCGCCGCTTCGGGCGGACGAAACTCCACCACCTGCACACGGAGCCGCTGCGCGAGATCGCCGAGCGCTGGCCCGCCGAACCGAAGGAATGA
- a CDS encoding toxin-antitoxin system YwqK family antitoxin, giving the protein MSVSEDSPNAYDAEGCKTGHWTEPDPHGGIMTGVYVAGRRQGLWRHVADDGRPRSEGEYDDGALHGTWTWYRANGALMQRGSFEHDVKHGRWERWDASGCLIYTGDYDNGRKSG; this is encoded by the coding sequence ATGAGCGTGTCCGAGGACTCGCCGAACGCCTACGATGCGGAGGGGTGCAAGACGGGGCACTGGACCGAGCCCGACCCGCATGGCGGCATCATGACGGGCGTCTACGTCGCAGGGCGGCGGCAGGGCTTGTGGCGGCACGTCGCCGACGATGGAAGGCCGCGATCGGAGGGCGAGTATGACGACGGGGCGCTGCATGGCACCTGGACGTGGTATCGTGCGAACGGCGCGCTCATGCAGCGAGGGAGTTTCGAGCACGACGTCAAGCACGGCCGATGGGAGCGCTGGGATGCGAGCGGGTGCCTGATCTACACGGGCGACTACGACAACGGCCGCAAGTCCGGCTAG
- a CDS encoding VIT1/CCC1 transporter family protein — protein sequence MTTQSPPYRHSGEPHASGLSQRLNWLRAGVLGANDGIVSTAAVVVGVAGATAEVTPVFLAGAAALVGGAISMALGEYVSVSSQRDTERALIEKERRELEEDPEVELEELVGLYEEQGLTSGTARLVATELTEHDALKAHLAVELNIDQEDVVSPWHAALASLIAFTIGAVLPLLTILLLPHPARIVWTFVAVLLALAVTGYVAAWIGGSHRWRAVARLVIGGALALGATFLVGSLFGTVVG from the coding sequence GTGACGACGCAATCCCCTCCATATCGGCATTCCGGCGAGCCTCACGCGTCGGGGCTCTCCCAGCGGCTGAACTGGCTTCGCGCGGGCGTGCTGGGAGCGAACGACGGGATCGTGTCCACGGCGGCGGTCGTCGTCGGCGTCGCCGGGGCGACGGCCGAGGTCACGCCGGTATTCCTGGCCGGGGCCGCGGCCCTGGTCGGCGGGGCGATCTCGATGGCGCTCGGCGAATACGTCTCGGTGTCCAGCCAGCGGGACACCGAGCGGGCCCTCATCGAGAAGGAGCGGCGCGAGCTGGAGGAGGATCCCGAGGTCGAGCTCGAGGAGCTGGTCGGGCTCTACGAGGAGCAGGGCCTCACCTCCGGCACCGCCCGCTTGGTGGCGACGGAGCTGACCGAGCACGACGCGCTCAAGGCCCACCTGGCCGTCGAGCTGAACATTGACCAGGAGGACGTCGTCAGCCCCTGGCACGCCGCCCTCGCCTCGCTGATCGCCTTCACGATCGGTGCCGTGCTGCCGCTGCTGACGATCCTGCTGCTGCCGCACCCGGCGCGCATCGTGTGGACCTTCGTCGCCGTGCTCCTCGCGCTGGCGGTCACCGGATACGTCGCGGCCTGGATCGGCGGCTCTCATCGGTGGCGGGCCGTGGCGCGTCTGGTGATCGGCGGTGCGCTTGCCCTGGGAGCGACCTTCCTCGTCGGCTCCCTGTTCGGCACAGTCGTCGGCTGA
- a CDS encoding aquaporin, whose protein sequence is MTPSPPPAVAPLWRRALAEFLGAGLLVTVVIGSGIAAERLSPGDVGLQLLENSLATALGLAVLILVFQTVSRAHLNPVVTLADRALGARRGPVEISVYVVAQIAGGIGGAVLANTMFGVATTISSKDRLGAGHLLAEVVATAGLVLVIFALVRTGRAAFVGPAVGAYIGAAYWFTSSTSFANPAVTIGRIFSDTFAGIAPGCVPWFIGAQLVGGALGLALVLVLFPRKATL, encoded by the coding sequence ATGACCCCCTCACCGCCCCCTGCCGTCGCCCCGCTCTGGCGCCGTGCCCTGGCCGAGTTCCTCGGCGCGGGGCTGCTCGTGACGGTCGTGATCGGCTCGGGCATCGCCGCCGAGCGTCTGTCGCCGGGGGATGTGGGGCTGCAACTGCTGGAGAACTCGCTGGCGACCGCGCTGGGCCTGGCGGTGCTCATCCTCGTGTTCCAGACCGTCAGCCGGGCGCACCTCAACCCGGTCGTGACCCTCGCCGACCGCGCCCTCGGCGCCCGGCGCGGGCCGGTCGAGATCAGCGTCTACGTCGTCGCGCAGATCGCGGGCGGCATCGGCGGGGCGGTGCTGGCGAACACGATGTTCGGCGTCGCCACCACGATCTCCAGCAAGGACCGCCTGGGCGCCGGGCATCTGCTGGCCGAGGTCGTGGCGACCGCGGGGCTGGTGCTGGTGATCTTCGCCCTTGTACGCACCGGCCGGGCCGCGTTCGTCGGTCCCGCGGTCGGCGCCTACATCGGCGCGGCGTACTGGTTCACCTCGTCCACGTCGTTCGCCAACCCCGCGGTGACCATCGGCCGCATCTTCTCCGACACCTTCGCCGGGATCGCCCCCGGCTGCGTGCCGTGGTTCATCGGCGCGCAGCTCGTCGGCGGCGCGCTCGGCCTGGCCCTTGTCCTCGTCCTGTTCCCGAGAAAGGCAACCCTATGA
- a CDS encoding VOC family protein: protein MGIRINVTSVFVDEQAKALAFYTERLGFLPKTDVPVGEFRWLTVVGPDEPDGTELLLEPDQHPAARAYKAALVADGIPAASFAVDDAAAAHAELTAKGVRFTQEPTVMGPVVTAILDDTCGNLIQLASPA from the coding sequence ATGGGCATCCGTATCAACGTGACGAGCGTGTTCGTCGACGAGCAGGCCAAGGCACTCGCCTTCTACACGGAGAGGCTGGGCTTCCTGCCGAAGACCGATGTGCCGGTCGGGGAGTTCCGCTGGCTCACGGTCGTCGGCCCCGATGAGCCTGACGGCACAGAGCTGCTGCTCGAGCCCGACCAGCACCCGGCCGCGAGGGCGTACAAGGCCGCGCTCGTCGCCGACGGCATCCCGGCGGCGTCCTTCGCCGTCGATGATGCGGCGGCAGCGCACGCCGAGCTCACCGCGAAGGGCGTCCGCTTCACGCAGGAGCCGACCGTGATGGGGCCGGTCGTCACCGCCATCCTCGACGACACATGCGGCAACCTGATCCAGCTCGCCAGCCCGGCATGA
- a CDS encoding arsenate reductase ArsC, with translation MTTMPHEHERHASITIDQEAALATSAERLTREFAGTFGRETIDRSLHASYADLAARATVPNYLPLLTEKFARQRLRALAKVDGLQVDGKPTVLFLCVHNAGRSQMALGFFQHHAGEHAVGWSGGSEPGERINPVAVEVMAERGIDIAGEYPKPWTDEVVRAADVVITMGCGDACPIFPGKRYEEWTLPDPAGWTPEGVRPVRDEIERRVLSLLAELSVPTRS, from the coding sequence ATGACGACGATGCCCCACGAGCACGAACGTCATGCGTCCATCACCATCGACCAGGAGGCGGCCCTTGCCACCAGCGCCGAGCGCCTGACGCGAGAGTTCGCCGGCACCTTCGGGCGGGAGACGATCGACCGCTCCCTGCACGCCTCCTACGCCGACCTCGCCGCACGCGCCACGGTTCCGAACTACCTGCCCCTGCTGACCGAGAAGTTCGCCCGGCAACGCCTGCGCGCACTCGCCAAGGTCGATGGCCTCCAGGTCGATGGCAAGCCGACCGTGCTGTTCCTGTGCGTCCACAACGCCGGCCGCTCGCAGATGGCACTCGGCTTCTTCCAGCACCATGCCGGCGAGCACGCAGTCGGCTGGTCCGGCGGCTCCGAACCGGGCGAGCGGATCAATCCGGTCGCCGTCGAGGTCATGGCAGAGCGAGGCATCGACATCGCCGGCGAGTACCCGAAGCCGTGGACGGATGAGGTCGTGCGCGCCGCCGACGTGGTGATCACGATGGGCTGCGGCGACGCCTGCCCGATCTTCCCCGGCAAACGCTACGAGGAATGGACCCTGCCCGACCCCGCCGGCTGGACGCCCGAGGGAGTCCGCCCGGTGCGCGACGAGATCGAACGACGGGTGCTGAGCCTGCTGGCCGAGTTGAGCGTGCCGACGCGCTCCTGA
- a CDS encoding FAD-dependent oxidoreductase, protein MTHLIAIGGSDAGISAALRARELDPATEVTVVVADEYPNFSICGIPYYFTGEVQPWQSLAHRTAADLEATGMRLRLNTYATGIDVSGHRLEVRNPDGQIEELAYDELMVGTGALPSHAGIAGLDRLGPEDGVHVIHSMGDTFALDRDLTDRQPQSAIIVGAGYVGLEMAEAFTVRGLRVTQLQRGSEVLSTLDPELGALVRDEIEAHGVEVVTDTTVTGIEKTPAGLTVTGTHRGEPIQRTADLVLVVVGVRPNTELLEQAGATLGAGRAVVVDEWMRTGLPHVWAAGDGIITHHRLLGVTYLPLGTTSHKQGRVAGENAIGGDARFAGSVGTQVVKVFDLVAARTGLRDHEAEGAGYAAMTTAAAADDHKRYYPGAHPIQFRITGDTRDGRLLGAQLVGRRGTEVSKRVDTYATALYAGLTIEQISDLDLSYTPPLGSPWDAVQVAAQAWSATRASLLV, encoded by the coding sequence ATGACCCACCTGATCGCCATCGGCGGCAGCGACGCCGGGATCTCCGCCGCGCTGCGCGCCCGCGAGCTCGACCCCGCGACCGAGGTGACCGTCGTGGTCGCCGACGAGTACCCGAACTTCTCGATCTGCGGCATCCCGTACTACTTCACCGGGGAGGTGCAGCCGTGGCAGTCGCTCGCGCACCGCACCGCGGCGGACCTGGAGGCGACCGGGATGCGGCTGCGGCTGAACACCTACGCCACCGGCATCGACGTGTCCGGGCATCGCCTCGAAGTCCGCAACCCGGACGGCCAGATCGAGGAACTGGCCTACGACGAGCTGATGGTCGGCACCGGGGCACTCCCGTCCCACGCCGGGATCGCCGGCCTCGACCGGCTCGGCCCGGAGGACGGGGTGCATGTCATCCACTCGATGGGCGACACCTTCGCCCTGGACCGCGACCTGACCGACCGGCAACCGCAGTCGGCCATCATCGTCGGCGCGGGCTACGTCGGCCTGGAGATGGCCGAGGCGTTCACCGTCCGCGGGCTGCGCGTGACGCAGCTCCAGCGCGGCTCCGAAGTGCTCTCCACCCTCGACCCGGAACTCGGCGCGCTGGTGCGGGATGAGATCGAGGCGCACGGCGTCGAGGTCGTCACGGACACTACCGTCACCGGGATCGAGAAGACCCCGGCCGGGCTGACCGTCACCGGCACCCACCGGGGCGAGCCGATCCAGCGCACCGCCGACCTCGTGCTCGTCGTCGTCGGCGTGCGCCCGAACACCGAACTGCTGGAGCAGGCCGGGGCGACCCTGGGCGCGGGCCGCGCGGTCGTGGTGGACGAATGGATGCGCACCGGCCTGCCCCATGTGTGGGCGGCCGGCGACGGCATCATCACCCACCACCGCCTTCTCGGGGTGACCTACCTGCCGCTGGGGACGACCTCGCACAAGCAGGGCCGCGTCGCGGGCGAGAACGCGATCGGCGGCGACGCGCGCTTCGCCGGGTCCGTCGGCACCCAGGTCGTCAAGGTGTTCGACCTCGTTGCCGCTCGCACCGGGCTCCGGGATCACGAGGCCGAGGGAGCCGGCTACGCGGCCATGACCACCGCGGCGGCGGCCGACGACCACAAGCGGTACTACCCCGGAGCCCACCCCATCCAGTTCCGCATCACCGGCGACACCCGCGACGGCCGGCTCCTGGGCGCGCAGCTCGTCGGGCGACGAGGCACCGAAGTCTCCAAGCGCGTGGACACCTACGCCACCGCCCTCTACGCCGGGCTCACCATCGAGCAGATCAGCGACCTCGACCTCTCCTACACCCCGCCCCTCGGCTCACCCTGGGACGCCGTGCAGGTCGCGGCGCAGGCGTGGTCGGCCACCAGGGCGAGCCTGCTGGTTTAG
- a CDS encoding heavy metal translocating P-type ATPase produces MLLLRPLWRYPIISVTVVMLAAVVVLHALGADAVGRWMATAYVGAFVAWTLVRMVRDVLRGHVGLDILAVVAMVATLAVGEYIASLIIVLMLSGGEALEDFAARRARRDLTALLDRSPRTAHVLTHEHASDSDEVQDVAVEHVGIDDVLLVRPGEIVPVDGILLTDSGTFDESSLTGESLPVTHEAGSEVLSGAINGNRAVQIRAVRRSADSQYQQIVALVRAAEDSRAPVVRLADRFAIPFTAVSLALAGIAWAISGDPTRFAEVLVLATPCPLLIAAPVAFLGGLSRAAKAGVIVKGGGVVEQLARVRSAAFDKTGTLTQGQPTLVDVRPVDGFEAGDLLQLAASAEQYSSHVLADSIRRAAVERGIDLLAAEEASEVATNGVTAVIGGRTVVVGKPAYVAAVAADTVRADLTTGEAAAYVAIDGRFAGILVLADDPRPESPAVVSWLRSNGVERIVMLTGDTRATAESIARQTGIDEVHAELLPPEKVHLAADLHPRPVMMVGDGVNDAPVLAASDIGVAMGAKGATAAGDAADIVILVDSLGKVVDAVSIGRHTLRVALTAIWLGIGLSVGLMLIAMTGAIPAVAGALTQEFVDLATILYALRALGGPPSGFPAAGSPPSRRSDTESESHRV; encoded by the coding sequence ATGCTCTTGTTGCGGCCACTGTGGCGATACCCGATCATCTCGGTCACCGTCGTGATGCTCGCCGCGGTCGTGGTTCTCCACGCCCTCGGAGCGGATGCCGTAGGGCGATGGATGGCGACGGCCTACGTCGGAGCGTTCGTCGCGTGGACGCTGGTTCGGATGGTGCGGGATGTGCTCCGCGGGCATGTCGGGCTTGACATCCTCGCGGTGGTGGCGATGGTCGCAACCCTTGCCGTGGGCGAGTACATCGCGTCGCTCATCATCGTCCTGATGCTCTCCGGCGGTGAAGCGTTGGAGGACTTCGCTGCCCGGCGGGCCAGGCGCGACCTCACCGCGCTGCTGGACCGATCACCGCGCACCGCGCATGTTCTCACCCACGAGCATGCATCGGACTCGGACGAGGTGCAGGATGTCGCGGTCGAGCACGTAGGGATCGACGATGTGCTGCTGGTGCGGCCGGGCGAGATCGTGCCGGTCGACGGCATCCTGCTCACCGACAGCGGCACGTTCGACGAATCGTCGCTCACCGGAGAGAGCCTGCCGGTGACTCATGAGGCGGGCAGCGAAGTGCTCTCCGGCGCTATCAACGGAAACCGGGCGGTGCAGATCCGGGCGGTGCGCCGCAGCGCGGACAGTCAGTACCAGCAGATCGTCGCGCTCGTGCGTGCCGCGGAGGACTCGCGTGCGCCCGTCGTGCGGCTCGCGGATCGGTTCGCCATCCCCTTCACGGCGGTCTCGCTCGCCCTCGCCGGCATAGCGTGGGCGATATCGGGCGACCCTACGCGCTTCGCTGAGGTGCTGGTGCTCGCAACGCCGTGCCCCCTGCTGATCGCTGCACCGGTCGCGTTCCTCGGCGGGCTCTCGCGAGCCGCGAAGGCCGGCGTGATCGTGAAGGGCGGGGGCGTTGTCGAACAACTCGCCCGAGTGCGGTCCGCCGCCTTCGACAAGACCGGAACGCTCACGCAGGGCCAGCCGACCCTCGTTGACGTTCGCCCTGTCGACGGCTTCGAGGCGGGCGACCTGCTGCAGCTCGCCGCGTCCGCTGAACAGTACTCATCGCATGTGCTCGCAGACAGCATCCGACGGGCCGCGGTCGAGCGCGGCATCGACCTCCTCGCGGCCGAGGAGGCCAGTGAGGTCGCCACGAATGGTGTGACCGCGGTGATCGGAGGACGAACGGTCGTCGTCGGAAAGCCCGCCTACGTCGCGGCGGTGGCGGCCGACACGGTGCGCGCAGACCTGACGACGGGCGAGGCCGCGGCCTACGTCGCCATCGACGGCCGCTTCGCCGGCATCCTCGTGCTCGCCGACGATCCCCGCCCGGAGTCCCCCGCGGTGGTGTCGTGGCTGCGGTCGAACGGCGTCGAACGGATCGTGATGCTCACGGGAGACACTCGTGCGACAGCCGAATCGATCGCACGGCAGACAGGGATTGACGAGGTGCATGCCGAGCTCCTTCCACCCGAGAAAGTTCATCTCGCGGCCGACTTGCATCCACGACCCGTGATGATGGTCGGCGATGGAGTGAACGACGCCCCGGTACTGGCTGCCTCCGACATCGGCGTTGCGATGGGCGCGAAAGGCGCGACCGCGGCCGGTGATGCCGCTGACATCGTGATCCTTGTCGACTCGCTGGGCAAGGTGGTTGACGCCGTGTCGATTGGGCGGCACACGCTTCGCGTCGCGCTGACCGCGATCTGGCTCGGCATCGGCCTCAGCGTTGGCCTCATGCTTATCGCCATGACCGGCGCCATCCCCGCCGTTGCCGGCGCTCTCACGCAGGAGTTCGTGGACCTCGCGACGATCCTCTACGCCCTTCGCGCGTTGGGCGGCCCGCCGAGCGGATTCCCCGCTGCCGGATCACCGCCATCACGACGATCCGACACGGAATCCGAATCGCACCGCGTGTGA
- the chrA gene encoding chromate efflux transporter has protein sequence MTPSPPTRKRRHPGTVGEVFLVFLRLGLTSFGGPVAHLGYFREAFVERRKWLGDRAYAELVALCQFLPGPASSQVGMAIGLQRAGFGGLLAAWAGFTLPSAILLVAFAYGVTALGDLSNAGWIHGVKAAAVAVVAHAVLGMARTLTPDAKRATIAVAGMIVVLLVPSAFAQVAVIAAAGIVGLVWLRPQAATASESEPFAVRVPRWVAIASLAVFTVLLAGLPALSAATGDGAARLFDVFYRAGALVFGGGHVVLPLLEAGTVQTGLIDHDVFLAGYGAAQAVPGPLFTFAAYLGTMTTSPPSGLLGAGIALVAIFLPATLLVVGVLPFWDRLRRAPLAQRALMGVNAGVVGILAAALYTPVFTEGVTSAASLAIAAAAFVALTSWKAPAWAVVIAASLIGWAVL, from the coding sequence ATGACTCCTTCGCCCCCGACCCGCAAGCGCCGCCATCCCGGCACGGTCGGAGAGGTGTTCCTGGTGTTCCTGCGCCTGGGGCTGACCTCGTTCGGTGGTCCGGTCGCGCACCTGGGCTACTTCCGCGAGGCGTTCGTGGAGCGCCGCAAGTGGCTGGGCGACCGCGCCTACGCGGAACTGGTGGCCCTGTGCCAGTTCCTGCCCGGCCCGGCGTCCAGCCAGGTCGGCATGGCGATCGGGCTGCAACGCGCAGGGTTCGGCGGACTGCTGGCCGCGTGGGCGGGCTTCACCCTGCCGTCGGCAATCCTGCTGGTCGCGTTCGCCTACGGGGTCACGGCGCTCGGCGACCTGTCGAACGCCGGATGGATTCACGGGGTCAAGGCCGCGGCGGTCGCCGTCGTCGCCCACGCCGTGCTCGGGATGGCGAGAACGCTGACTCCGGATGCGAAGCGGGCGACGATCGCCGTGGCGGGCATGATCGTCGTGCTGCTGGTCCCGAGCGCCTTCGCCCAGGTTGCGGTAATCGCCGCCGCCGGAATCGTCGGGCTGGTGTGGCTGCGCCCGCAGGCCGCCACGGCATCGGAGTCGGAGCCATTCGCCGTGCGGGTGCCTCGCTGGGTGGCGATCGCGAGCCTGGCTGTCTTCACGGTCCTGTTGGCCGGCCTCCCGGCGCTCTCGGCGGCGACCGGCGACGGAGCCGCCCGCCTGTTCGACGTGTTCTACCGCGCCGGGGCGCTGGTGTTCGGCGGGGGCCACGTCGTGCTGCCGCTGCTGGAAGCCGGGACCGTGCAGACCGGCCTCATCGACCATGACGTATTCCTCGCCGGCTACGGTGCCGCGCAGGCAGTCCCCGGCCCCTTGTTCACTTTCGCCGCCTACCTCGGCACCATGACCACCAGCCCGCCGTCCGGGCTGCTTGGCGCCGGGATCGCGCTGGTTGCAATCTTCCTTCCAGCGACTCTGCTGGTAGTCGGCGTGCTGCCGTTCTGGGATCGGCTACGCCGCGCCCCGCTCGCGCAGCGGGCGCTCATGGGCGTGAACGCCGGCGTGGTCGGCATCCTTGCCGCCGCGCTCTACACGCCGGTGTTCACCGAAGGGGTCACCTCGGCGGCGAGCCTCGCGATCGCCGCCGCCGCTTTTGTCGCCCTGACATCGTGGAAGGCTCCGGCATGGGCGGTCGTCATCGCCGCCAGCCTCATCGGCTGGGCCGTGCTGTGA